A window from Variovorax sp. PBL-E5 encodes these proteins:
- a CDS encoding pentapeptide repeat-containing protein: protein MKTTVQFQSTFPHVPPLIVEVEGVEDERVARAVALEAMVKAGNPITRLQLGNIEFAYADLSGGVFNDCTFGSAEFIGTNLRGTKFADCNLTAGTPATFDAETDLSGAQFALCDMQGCDLSGTLAEGAVFDACNLRYSKLAGIRASRSTWANCRTGGSDWTDAIMTFGNVRTLEGWPRLLPQFAGTEADKAVLTQFQAAVIGSSVSGQNTFAEAQAQAEEVRADYPTTN, encoded by the coding sequence ATGAAGACCACAGTTCAATTTCAATCAACGTTTCCTCATGTCCCGCCTTTGATCGTCGAAGTCGAAGGAGTCGAGGACGAGCGCGTTGCCCGCGCCGTAGCTCTGGAGGCCATGGTGAAGGCCGGGAATCCCATCACCCGCCTGCAACTTGGCAACATCGAGTTCGCCTATGCCGACCTGTCGGGCGGTGTCTTCAATGACTGCACCTTCGGCAGCGCCGAGTTCATTGGGACCAACCTGCGCGGCACGAAGTTCGCCGATTGCAATCTGACCGCTGGCACGCCTGCGACCTTCGATGCCGAGACCGACCTGAGCGGCGCACAGTTCGCGCTCTGCGACATGCAGGGCTGTGACCTCTCGGGCACGCTGGCCGAGGGCGCGGTCTTCGACGCTTGCAATCTGCGTTACTCCAAGCTGGCAGGTATTCGCGCGAGTCGTTCGACCTGGGCGAACTGCCGCACGGGCGGGTCCGACTGGACCGACGCAATCATGACCTTCGGCAATGTGCGCACGCTGGAGGGCTGGCCGAGACTGCTGCCCCAGTTCGCAGGCACCGAAGCCGACAAGGCCGTGCTGACCCAGTTCCAAGCGGCTGTCATCGGCAGCAGCGTGAGCGGACAGAACACCTTCGCGGAAGCCCAAGCGCAGGCTGAAGAAGTCCGGGCCGACTACCCGACCACCAACTGA
- a CDS encoding MarR family winged helix-turn-helix transcriptional regulator codes for MADLPAPDAAICPPAPNIGLMGYERVTTEMGKAVPGITAEQIQTFIAVVRSGRCSQTEICKITGFTRQATSRHVAKLVLAGLLVQRRDPESGRRRVVRLTALGRLIPATLAKFAGTAAMSG; via the coding sequence ATGGCCGATCTGCCCGCGCCTGATGCCGCGATCTGCCCGCCCGCGCCTAACATCGGCCTGATGGGCTATGAGCGCGTGACCACCGAGATGGGTAAGGCGGTTCCGGGCATTACCGCCGAGCAAATCCAAACGTTCATCGCGGTCGTTCGCAGCGGCCGTTGTTCGCAGACCGAGATATGCAAGATCACCGGGTTCACAAGACAAGCCACGTCCAGACATGTCGCAAAGTTGGTGCTGGCTGGTCTTCTCGTCCAGCGCAGAGATCCTGAGAGCGGCAGGCGCCGGGTGGTTCGCCTTACGGCGCTCGGAAGACTCATTCCGGCAACTCTTGCCAAGTTTGCTGGAACGGCGGCAATGAGCGGTTGA
- a CDS encoding AAA family ATPase gives MPRANHMDTLNSQTRSPREGARQPSVVEHFSIDGLFKYRSIGFDSDYAATVLIARNGTGKTTLLAALDAFLKNQFSRLINLEFSTIDCKLRSLDHVLRIEKNQIDGLIAAINDPVFVASAKAWEVEPAALLEVIELDLSIIKHSEVMDYPNLYSIYTRSGYNLGQLKGSLDKLAKKIFDDTGLTEIRSEIRQALVGYDIVYLPTYRRIELSLPQVEKRGERKRNLFAQLGISRRGLHNADIQFGLGDIRDRLRALYSDMLFRANQGYGKISANVINDLITGAFRNVSGISRQLPTKESLELFFSRIKDMEREYRRVPYTNIIAAPDLDRLFRGEVDFDARPFLEYYLDQLNVVIQDTRGTEEVVETFIDSCNAYLSGKTDSDETSLDEIADFDWKQIKFHKRSFQVSIESLATKAKVPLESLSSGEKQMISLFARLYLYPGKKLILIDEPELSLSIGWQRKILPDILRAPSCEQIVAITHSPFTFDNELDPYAGALSFRWTKFVPDLFPDSHLADPFEDS, from the coding sequence ATGCCCCGGGCAAACCATATGGACACTCTTAATTCGCAAACGCGCTCGCCACGAGAAGGCGCTCGGCAGCCATCGGTGGTTGAACATTTCTCAATTGATGGTCTTTTTAAGTATCGATCGATTGGTTTTGATTCTGACTACGCGGCTACTGTGCTGATTGCAAGAAACGGCACTGGCAAGACAACATTGCTCGCGGCTCTCGATGCGTTTTTAAAAAACCAATTCTCCAGATTAATAAATCTGGAGTTTTCGACTATCGATTGCAAGCTTCGTAGCCTCGATCATGTATTGCGTATTGAAAAAAACCAAATCGATGGTTTGATCGCCGCAATAAACGATCCTGTTTTCGTCGCCTCCGCGAAAGCTTGGGAAGTAGAGCCGGCAGCTCTTCTAGAGGTGATCGAATTAGATCTTTCAATAATAAAGCATAGTGAGGTTATGGATTATCCAAACCTATACAGCATCTACACAAGGTCCGGTTACAACCTCGGGCAGTTGAAGGGAAGCTTAGACAAGCTTGCAAAAAAAATATTTGATGATACTGGTTTAACGGAAATTCGCTCGGAGATTCGGCAGGCGCTCGTTGGGTACGACATCGTTTATTTGCCCACTTACCGACGCATTGAGCTCTCTTTGCCACAGGTGGAGAAGAGAGGGGAACGCAAGCGCAATCTGTTTGCACAGTTGGGAATTTCGCGCCGAGGATTGCACAACGCTGACATTCAATTTGGCCTAGGGGATATCCGAGATCGTCTACGCGCACTATATTCAGATATGCTTTTTCGCGCCAATCAGGGTTATGGAAAAATTAGCGCAAACGTCATCAATGATTTGATAACCGGAGCATTCAGAAATGTCAGTGGCATATCGAGGCAATTGCCGACAAAAGAATCCCTAGAGCTTTTTTTTAGCAGAATTAAAGATATGGAGAGGGAATATCGAAGGGTTCCCTACACGAACATTATTGCCGCGCCGGATTTGGATCGACTTTTTAGAGGAGAGGTCGATTTTGACGCTCGCCCTTTCTTGGAATACTACCTTGATCAGCTAAATGTGGTTATACAAGACACTCGCGGGACAGAGGAAGTGGTGGAGACTTTTATTGATAGTTGCAATGCGTATCTTTCGGGAAAAACCGACTCCGATGAAACTTCTCTTGACGAAATAGCGGATTTTGATTGGAAGCAAATCAAGTTTCACAAGCGGAGTTTCCAAGTCTCAATTGAGAGTTTGGCGACGAAGGCAAAAGTTCCTTTAGAGTCACTCTCTTCAGGCGAAAAGCAGATGATTTCTTTGTTCGCCAGGCTGTATCTCTATCCCGGCAAAAAGCTAATTCTGATCGACGAACCAGAGCTGTCGCTCTCGATCGGCTGGCAAAGGAAGATTTTGCCTGACATTTTGCGCGCACCATCTTGTGAGCAAATTGTAGCGATTACGCATTCGCCGTTCACGTTCGACAATGAATTGGATCCATACGCCGGGGCTCTAAGTTTTCGGTGGACTAAATTCGTGCCAGATCTTTTTCCGGATTCTCATCTTGCGGATCCTTTTGAAGACTCGTGA
- a CDS encoding BRO-N domain-containing protein, with protein sequence MTDLCRPLGFTHAANAARGCDPEDRGTHIVPTPGLNLRTILIGAEPWFVAVDVCKALGMNTDKQGTGHYLAHLDADEVNTVRSTEGKRGNPNLKVISESGLYSLILRSRKPEAKAFKKWVTSVVLPAIRKDGAYVMGEEKVVTGEMSAGSID encoded by the coding sequence GTGACCGACCTGTGCAGGCCGCTCGGGTTCACGCACGCCGCCAACGCCGCCCGAGGTTGCGACCCCGAAGACCGGGGTACTCACATTGTGCCCACCCCTGGCCTGAACCTCCGCACCATCCTGATCGGCGCCGAGCCGTGGTTCGTGGCTGTAGACGTATGCAAGGCGCTCGGTATGAACACCGACAAGCAGGGGACCGGGCACTACCTCGCTCACCTCGATGCGGACGAAGTGAATACCGTGCGCAGTACCGAGGGTAAACGGGGCAACCCGAATCTCAAGGTCATCTCCGAGTCGGGCCTGTACTCGCTGATCCTTCGCTCCCGCAAGCCAGAAGCCAAGGCATTCAAGAAGTGGGTCACCTCGGTGGTCCTGCCGGCCATCCGCAAGGACGGCGCCTATGTCATGGGCGAGGAGAAGGTGGTCACGGGCGAGATGTCCGCAGGGTCAATCGATTGA
- a CDS encoding recombinase family protein yields the protein MSRVFAYCRVSTADQTTDNQVQEIAAAGFSVTPQRTITETVSGSVAASERVGFGKLMEKLEEGDVLVVTKLDRLGRNAMDVRATVEALAGLGVRVHCLALGGVDLTSPAGKMTMGVIAAVAEFERDLLIERTQAGLARAKSEGKTLGRPQALQGRVIEDVRERLQKGEAVAAIARAHNTSRQTIMRIRDAMAPA from the coding sequence ATGTCCCGAGTCTTCGCCTACTGCCGTGTTTCCACCGCTGATCAGACCACCGACAACCAAGTGCAGGAGATCGCTGCGGCCGGCTTCAGCGTGACCCCTCAGCGCACCATCACGGAGACCGTCTCGGGGTCCGTAGCGGCATCGGAGCGGGTCGGCTTTGGAAAGCTCATGGAGAAGTTGGAGGAGGGCGACGTGCTCGTGGTCACGAAGCTCGACCGCCTCGGGCGCAACGCGATGGACGTAAGGGCTACCGTGGAGGCGCTTGCGGGGCTCGGCGTCCGGGTTCACTGCCTCGCCCTCGGTGGCGTTGACCTCACCAGCCCGGCCGGCAAGATGACCATGGGCGTGATTGCTGCGGTGGCCGAGTTCGAGCGGGACCTTTTGATCGAACGTACGCAGGCGGGGCTCGCTCGGGCGAAGTCGGAGGGGAAGACTCTCGGGCGCCCTCAGGCTTTGCAGGGTCGGGTGATCGAAGACGTTCGGGAGCGCCTTCAAAAGGGCGAGGCCGTTGCGGCGATTGCCCGTGCTCACAACACCAGCCGCCAAACCATCATGCGCATTCGGGACGCGATGGCTCCAGCCTGA
- a CDS encoding BRO-N domain-containing protein: MEIDGEPWFVAADAGKALGLKDTGMAIRKLHDDDKVQKSLGLRGQAPWLVNESGIYALVMRSNKSDARDFQRWVTKEVLPSIRRNGGYMTPEVAQQAIDDPNAKSRAGIAEPEC; this comes from the coding sequence ATCGAGATCGACGGCGAGCCCTGGTTCGTCGCGGCCGACGCCGGCAAGGCGCTCGGCCTGAAGGACACAGGCATGGCAATTCGCAAGCTGCACGACGACGACAAAGTCCAAAAAAGTTTGGGTTTGCGCGGACAAGCACCGTGGCTCGTGAACGAGTCCGGTATCTACGCGCTCGTGATGCGGTCCAACAAGTCCGACGCGCGCGACTTCCAACGCTGGGTCACCAAGGAAGTCCTGCCTTCCATCCGGCGCAACGGCGGGTACATGACCCCCGAAGTCGCGCAGCAGGCCATCGACGACCCGAACGCTAAGAGCCGCGCCGGCATCGCCGAGCCTGAGTGTTAG
- a CDS encoding recombinase family protein, producing the protein MVRSLKPQLDPLRVIRAAEYVRMSTDHQKYSILNQSALIHVFAETNGMEIVATYADPGKSGLTLRSRPGLSQLLTDIVAAKIDFEVVLVYDVSRWGRFQDADESAHYEFICRRAGIRVIYCAEQFGSDDHPLASVLKALKRAMAGEFSRELSVKVAAGKARIASLGYRVGGIAGYGLRRQVLEDGHARGMLLRKGQLKYLQTDRVTLVPGPAEEIAIVGRIYRDYIYLRKGELQIARALNAEGHSFFGKAWSRHLVRTILTNEKYIGVNVLGRTIQRLATPNVNNPPENWTRFEGAFVPLVGRDLFEAAARVRLFNVKNYTEAELLQALAVALKREGKLSVEIIEADPDLPSASTFGHRFGGVTGAYERLGFVVAPRYRFYDIERTLTKMKREILNSLIGLLRMRGTECSLAPHSVVNLKGQLGFEVRICRHQDPRAYAHTGWKIAYRWNHRSSHVLTVRMALGNEVIKDFLLMPRSEIAELPRFLEATCDEQVARFRCRDLPAVALEIAGIKQVT; encoded by the coding sequence ATGGTCAGATCACTCAAGCCCCAACTCGATCCGTTGAGGGTCATTCGGGCTGCCGAGTACGTCCGCATGTCCACGGACCACCAGAAATACTCGATCCTTAACCAGTCCGCGCTCATCCACGTTTTCGCTGAGACAAACGGAATGGAGATCGTGGCGACCTATGCCGATCCCGGCAAGAGCGGCCTCACGCTGCGTAGCCGGCCCGGGCTGTCGCAACTCCTTACCGACATCGTGGCTGCAAAGATCGACTTTGAAGTGGTGCTCGTCTACGACGTGAGTCGATGGGGCCGATTTCAAGACGCCGACGAAAGCGCCCACTACGAATTCATCTGTCGGAGAGCCGGCATCCGAGTGATCTACTGCGCGGAGCAATTCGGGTCGGACGATCATCCGCTGGCGAGCGTCTTGAAGGCTCTCAAGCGAGCGATGGCGGGCGAGTTCAGCCGCGAACTGTCGGTGAAGGTTGCGGCAGGCAAAGCGCGCATCGCCAGCCTCGGGTATCGGGTTGGCGGAATCGCCGGCTACGGCCTTCGACGGCAAGTGCTGGAAGACGGTCACGCCCGAGGAATGCTCTTGCGAAAGGGACAACTCAAATACCTTCAGACCGATCGGGTGACGCTGGTCCCCGGGCCAGCCGAAGAGATCGCCATCGTGGGCAGGATCTATCGCGACTACATCTATCTCCGCAAAGGCGAACTTCAGATTGCAAGAGCCTTGAATGCGGAGGGGCATAGCTTTTTCGGGAAAGCTTGGTCTCGCCATCTCGTGCGAACCATCCTCACCAACGAAAAATACATCGGAGTCAACGTCCTCGGGCGCACGATCCAAAGGCTTGCTACACCCAACGTCAACAACCCGCCCGAGAACTGGACTCGGTTTGAGGGAGCGTTCGTCCCTCTCGTAGGTCGAGACCTTTTCGAGGCTGCCGCTCGCGTGCGCCTGTTCAATGTTAAGAACTACACCGAGGCTGAGCTTCTACAGGCGCTCGCCGTAGCTCTGAAAAGGGAAGGCAAGCTCAGCGTGGAAATCATCGAAGCTGATCCCGACTTGCCCTCCGCAAGCACCTTCGGGCATCGGTTTGGTGGGGTCACTGGCGCCTACGAGCGATTGGGCTTTGTCGTCGCTCCGCGGTATAGGTTCTACGACATCGAAAGAACCTTGACCAAGATGAAGAGGGAAATCTTGAATTCGCTCATCGGGCTTCTGCGCATGCGCGGGACCGAGTGCTCCCTTGCGCCTCACAGCGTCGTCAACCTTAAGGGCCAGCTTGGATTCGAGGTACGCATCTGCCGCCACCAAGACCCAAGGGCGTACGCGCACACGGGCTGGAAGATCGCGTATCGGTGGAACCATCGAAGCTCGCACGTGCTGACTGTGAGGATGGCACTCGGAAATGAAGTGATTAAGGATTTCCTGCTGATGCCCAGGAGCGAGATCGCAGAATTACCGCGATTTCTTGAGGCGACCTGCGACGAACAGGTAGCGCGATTCAGGTGCCGCGATCTGCCTGCCGTCGCCTTGGAAATCGCCGGTATCAAGCAAGTCACCTGA
- a CDS encoding BRO-N domain-containing protein: MSGPSLQVFTFAPGMKLRSLGRGGEAWLLAMDVSKALDYSDAFEMTKRLDDDEKQNLQIAGFGSRGVTLINESGLYSAILGSHKPEAKAFKKWVTSVVLPTIRQHGAYGNGAEHLSASAQANLYAIVRSATQEALRRYDRETEHDHWASDKKRRAGANAAVAKVAKEMGLPVSVVASAASSGLDGALSSLR; the protein is encoded by the coding sequence ATGAGCGGCCCGTCCCTTCAAGTCTTCACATTTGCACCCGGCATGAAGTTGCGTTCCCTCGGGCGAGGTGGCGAGGCATGGTTGCTTGCCATGGATGTATCGAAGGCGCTGGATTATTCCGACGCATTCGAGATGACCAAGCGCCTGGACGACGACGAAAAGCAAAACCTGCAGATCGCCGGTTTTGGTTCGCGAGGCGTCACGCTCATCAACGAATCGGGGCTGTACTCGGCAATCCTCGGGTCCCACAAGCCTGAAGCGAAGGCATTCAAGAAGTGGGTCACCTCGGTGGTCCTGCCAACCATCCGCCAGCATGGAGCGTATGGGAACGGTGCGGAGCACCTCTCGGCCTCTGCCCAAGCGAACCTCTACGCCATCGTTCGGAGTGCAACGCAGGAGGCCCTCAGGCGATACGACCGCGAGACGGAGCATGACCATTGGGCTTCCGACAAGAAGCGCCGGGCGGGTGCCAATGCGGCCGTCGCGAAGGTCGCCAAAGAAATGGGTCTCCCGGTTTCGGTGGTTGCTTCAGCGGCTTCGTCAGGGCTGGATGGAGCGTTGTCGTCTTTGCGGTGA
- a CDS encoding BRO-N domain-containing protein, with protein sequence MSSGTAPERAPQGAFLIRDVHEARGLNLRALVRDGEPWFLAKDVCDALGLTDTNKALKGLDPEERDYINIAEVIKKAGTNKRLIGTEP encoded by the coding sequence CTGAGTTCCGGCACGGCACCCGAACGAGCTCCGCAAGGGGCTTTTCTCATTCGGGATGTCCATGAAGCGAGGGGCCTGAACCTCCGCGCCCTCGTCCGTGACGGGGAGCCCTGGTTCCTTGCCAAGGACGTTTGCGATGCCTTGGGGCTGACCGACACGAACAAGGCCCTGAAGGGGCTCGACCCCGAGGAGAGGGATTACATCAACATTGCTGAGGTAATCAAAAAGGCCGGAACGAACAAGCGCCTGATCGGCACCGAGCCCTAG
- a CDS encoding site-specific integrase yields MSLPTGLSQRNGVWQLRIGVPADLTHLYEGVDAYRGSLKTRDRTDAITKAHALIAQYRATFDQQRSNEAVRRAPPFVALTPELETYLAANAGWLALLVDDVVRFTPGMAAAVTPGVRYLTAGDPAPLLLDDNPERWNKVQEAALSYAKSDLAAGRLERVQQAADATLLGLGIRIDWALPQARLALARIARAQVRAFQITVERSRGEPHDTPARPVAPVSPAPAESSDASKPKTAALHLRDLKADWLAIKARSTAAVKITDRALRLIAEAGIDVAVSDLTRTHGATYRAYLVKTGIRGQSVKNLVAPIQALLNVAVDAGKLPANPWAGLRIDTSDSIQRLPWRLEDLKKLAIANNERTDASRWLFPLLLHTGARLGEIAQLELADIREIDGVPAVEIHDRATEGHEKRSVKTKAGLRVVPVHQSLIDLGFLAYVEEHKEAGERFLFPRFIQNGKRLPSDLAGQDFMKLREDAKVERDERFTAHSLRHNVRSALAAAGVNDQIIDKLVGHESGTVQGRYTHAATQALAEAVAKLNWRGLGLRRSFATQIAPI; encoded by the coding sequence TTGTCCCTCCCTACTGGCCTCAGCCAACGCAACGGTGTTTGGCAACTTCGCATCGGCGTGCCTGCCGACCTCACGCATCTCTACGAGGGCGTCGACGCTTACCGAGGTAGCCTCAAGACCCGGGACCGAACCGATGCCATCACGAAGGCTCACGCGCTCATCGCGCAGTACCGGGCGACCTTCGATCAACAGCGATCCAACGAAGCCGTGCGGCGAGCGCCTCCGTTCGTCGCGCTGACCCCAGAACTCGAAACGTACTTGGCGGCGAATGCCGGCTGGCTGGCTCTGCTGGTCGACGATGTCGTCCGCTTCACTCCGGGCATGGCGGCGGCAGTGACCCCGGGCGTTCGGTATCTGACCGCGGGCGACCCTGCGCCATTGCTGCTCGACGACAACCCCGAGCGCTGGAACAAGGTTCAAGAGGCGGCCCTGAGCTACGCGAAATCCGACCTTGCTGCCGGGCGCCTTGAGCGCGTGCAACAAGCAGCGGACGCAACGCTCCTCGGCCTTGGCATTCGCATTGATTGGGCGTTACCTCAGGCCCGGCTTGCGCTGGCACGTATCGCGCGTGCCCAGGTGCGTGCCTTTCAGATTACGGTCGAGCGAAGCCGCGGCGAGCCCCATGACACACCCGCGCGTCCGGTGGCCCCCGTGTCCCCTGCGCCTGCCGAAAGTTCCGACGCAAGCAAGCCGAAGACCGCGGCGCTTCACCTTCGCGACCTCAAGGCCGATTGGCTGGCAATCAAGGCTCGCTCCACGGCCGCGGTGAAGATCACCGACAGAGCACTGCGCTTGATCGCGGAAGCCGGTATCGACGTGGCCGTGTCGGACCTCACTCGCACGCACGGCGCCACCTATCGGGCCTACTTGGTCAAGACCGGCATCCGAGGCCAGTCCGTCAAGAACCTCGTCGCCCCGATTCAAGCTCTGTTGAATGTCGCAGTGGACGCGGGCAAGCTGCCGGCCAACCCGTGGGCTGGACTTCGGATCGACACCTCCGATTCGATCCAGCGCCTTCCGTGGCGCTTGGAGGACCTGAAGAAGCTCGCCATCGCGAACAACGAGCGAACTGATGCGAGTCGCTGGCTGTTTCCGCTCCTGCTGCACACCGGCGCTCGACTCGGCGAGATCGCACAGCTTGAGCTTGCCGACATCCGCGAGATCGACGGCGTGCCGGCCGTCGAAATCCACGACCGAGCCACTGAAGGGCACGAGAAGCGCAGCGTGAAGACCAAGGCCGGCTTGCGGGTCGTGCCTGTGCATCAGTCTCTGATCGACCTGGGCTTCCTTGCATACGTCGAGGAGCACAAGGAGGCCGGGGAGCGCTTCTTGTTCCCCAGGTTTATCCAGAACGGCAAGCGCCTGCCAAGTGATCTTGCGGGCCAAGACTTCATGAAGCTCCGCGAGGACGCAAAGGTCGAGCGTGACGAGCGCTTCACCGCACACAGCTTGCGTCACAACGTTCGGTCAGCCTTGGCGGCGGCCGGAGTGAACGACCAAATCATTGACAAGCTCGTCGGCCATGAAAGCGGAACGGTGCAGGGGCGGTACACGCACGCCGCAACTCAGGCGCTCGCAGAGGCCGTCGCGAAATTGAACTGGCGAGGCCTTGGTCTGCGTCGTTCCTTCGCCACACAAATCGCCCCCATTTGA
- a CDS encoding DUF4435 domain-containing protein encodes MPTYIENLRKRREVPAVTKTEFATFASGVPADHRILVFEGRDDKIAYAHWLRRIANDFRYEALIRHNKAAVLKLHESLSGDLTGLSRRALYFVDRDFDDLQGHATSTAIFMTDCYSIENYCVTTEVFEDVLRDEFHCNGINEARAELLQLFRDVYGDFLMKTKPLNLRIYIARKLAISQDDKLPSRLNQIAAVGLHRVDAVEGRLSETVLLEREPTEVEAQALTVEFEKLEPGARYRGKFALMFFVRWLELLRIERLGNLSGIFAAYGQPQFKVRGDFSFDVLVSRVSPPPGLKEFLEHATFGDSQRTHA; translated from the coding sequence ATGCCTACATATATTGAGAATTTACGGAAACGAAGGGAAGTTCCTGCCGTTACTAAAACTGAATTTGCCACCTTTGCATCGGGTGTGCCGGCAGATCACCGAATTTTAGTGTTTGAGGGCCGCGACGACAAAATTGCGTACGCGCATTGGCTCAGGCGAATCGCAAATGACTTTAGGTACGAGGCACTGATTAGGCACAACAAGGCTGCAGTGCTTAAGTTGCATGAGTCTTTATCTGGGGACCTTACAGGGCTCTCCCGGCGGGCATTGTATTTTGTTGATCGGGATTTTGACGATTTGCAAGGCCACGCAACCTCTACGGCGATCTTCATGACAGATTGCTATTCAATAGAAAATTATTGTGTGACTACCGAGGTGTTTGAGGATGTACTGCGCGATGAGTTTCACTGCAACGGAATAAATGAGGCCCGCGCTGAATTGCTTCAGTTGTTTCGCGATGTCTACGGCGATTTTTTAATGAAAACGAAGCCCCTCAATTTACGAATCTATATTGCGCGTAAGCTGGCAATTTCGCAGGACGACAAGCTTCCGAGTCGACTAAATCAAATTGCAGCGGTCGGTCTCCATAGGGTCGATGCAGTGGAGGGGCGGCTGAGCGAGACCGTTCTATTGGAGCGAGAGCCGACCGAGGTCGAAGCTCAGGCGCTGACGGTAGAGTTTGAAAAGCTAGAGCCAGGTGCTCGTTATCGGGGTAAGTTCGCGTTGATGTTTTTTGTGAGGTGGCTTGAATTGCTGCGAATCGAGAGGCTGGGAAATTTGTCAGGGATTTTTGCTGCGTATGGCCAGCCGCAATTCAAGGTTCGAGGAGACTTTTCATTCGACGTACTGGTTTCCAGGGTCTCGCCGCCACCCGGCTTAAAGGAGTTCTTGGAGCACGCAACGTTCGGCGATTCCCAGAGGACCCACGCGTGA